A portion of the Enterobacter sp. SA187 genome contains these proteins:
- the tatA gene encoding Sec-independent protein translocase subunit TatA gives MGGISIWQLLIIAVIVVLLFGTKKLGSIGSDLGASIKGFKKAMSDDDKHAKPAEDADFTAKSIAEKPDDVKKEDAKRHDKEQV, from the coding sequence ATGGGTGGTATCAGTATTTGGCAGTTACTTATCATCGCCGTCATCGTTGTGCTGCTGTTCGGCACTAAAAAACTCGGTTCGATTGGTTCAGATTTAGGCGCATCGATCAAAGGCTTCAAAAAAGCCATGAGCGATGATGACAAACATGCAAAACCGGCAGAAGACGCGGATTTTACGGCGAAATCCATTGCTGAAAAGCCGGATGATGTGAAGAAAGAAGACGCGAAGCGTCACGATAAAGAGCAGGTGTAA
- the tatB gene encoding Sec-independent protein translocase protein TatB, giving the protein MFDIGFGELVLVFVIGLIVLGPQRLPVAVKTVAGWVRALRSLASTVQNELAQELKLQEFQDSLKKVEKASLDNLTPELKASMDELREAAESMKRSYSANDPEKESDVAHTIHNPLVKDNEAQHEGITPATAENQASAPEQKPSTEPEDNAVRPNDAAVVKSPVQAAPASDSTPSTSGKS; this is encoded by the coding sequence GTGTTCGATATTGGCTTTGGTGAATTAGTTCTGGTTTTCGTTATCGGCCTCATTGTTCTGGGGCCGCAACGTCTGCCAGTGGCGGTTAAAACGGTGGCAGGCTGGGTACGCGCGCTGCGCTCCCTTGCCTCTACCGTACAAAATGAACTTGCCCAGGAGCTTAAGCTTCAGGAATTTCAGGACAGCCTGAAGAAAGTTGAAAAAGCCAGTCTGGATAATCTGACGCCGGAACTGAAAGCCTCCATGGATGAACTGCGTGAAGCGGCGGAATCGATGAAGCGCTCCTACAGCGCTAACGATCCGGAGAAAGAGAGCGATGTCGCGCATACCATCCATAATCCGCTGGTAAAAGATAACGAAGCGCAGCATGAAGGCATTACGCCAGCCACGGCAGAAAATCAGGCCAGCGCGCCGGAACAGAAGCCGTCGACGGAGCCTGAAGACAACGCTGTCCGGCCGAACGATGCCGCTGTCGTGAAAAGCCCCGTACAGGCAGCGCCTGCTTCCGATTCAACCCCTTCAACGAGTGGTAAATCTTAA